One region of Jonesiaceae bacterium BS-20 genomic DNA includes:
- a CDS encoding GNAT family N-acetyltransferase: protein MAILLRPYRPHDASATLKIFLDAVTVGAKGDYTPQQLAAWAGTPTDHKDWHANRAATTTMVAEVAGEVVGFADLDVTDNPGYINMLFVTPTHTGHGVGSVLLEWAIATGRKWGIARLTAHASITARTVFATHGFEVVETCSPVIRGTALNNFLMVKDLSVPLS from the coding sequence ATGGCAATTTTACTGCGCCCTTATCGCCCCCATGATGCCTCCGCCACGCTCAAGATATTTTTGGACGCGGTAACTGTCGGTGCAAAGGGCGATTACACTCCGCAACAGCTAGCTGCCTGGGCTGGCACACCCACAGATCATAAGGATTGGCATGCCAACCGAGCGGCAACTACCACCATGGTTGCCGAGGTCGCCGGTGAGGTTGTGGGGTTTGCAGATCTAGATGTTACGGACAACCCCGGGTATATCAACATGTTGTTTGTGACGCCCACTCACACCGGTCATGGTGTGGGAAGTGTCTTGCTGGAATGGGCCATCGCAACGGGACGTAAGTGGGGCATCGCGAGGCTGACGGCGCACGCCAGTATCACTGCGCGTACCGTATTTGCCACCCACGGATTTGAAGTAGTCGAGACCTGCTCACCGGTAATCCGCGGCACTGCATTAAATAACTTCTTGATGGTCAAAGACCTTTCAGTCCCATTGAGTTAG
- a CDS encoding CrcB family protein: MSTWLLLGAALAGGLGAGARYTADTLITSRTRGDFPWGTALINASGSFLFGLVMGIWLQTYSKSAAVICVLLIGGLGGFTTFSTATFEAVRLIQRGETVKAATYALGWLAVCVIAAFVGLVVTELVDA; encoded by the coding sequence GTGAGCACTTGGTTACTACTTGGAGCCGCACTAGCAGGTGGGCTAGGCGCCGGGGCAAGATACACCGCAGATACACTGATCACCTCCCGCACACGGGGCGATTTCCCGTGGGGAACGGCCCTAATCAATGCCTCGGGATCGTTCCTTTTTGGACTGGTCATGGGCATTTGGCTGCAGACATATTCAAAGTCGGCCGCGGTGATTTGTGTCCTGCTTATTGGCGGCTTGGGCGGGTTCACTACCTTCAGCACCGCCACCTTCGAGGCTGTCCGGCTCATCCAACGCGGTGAAACGGTCAAAGCCGCCACTTACGCACTTGGTTGGCTCGCGGTCTGTGTGATTGCGGCGTTCGTGGGACTGGTTGTCACTGAATTGGTGGACGCCTAA
- a CDS encoding CrcB family protein, whose translation MAHDAEIPVDPDVIENGPSGNLSIGNIGLVMLGGTLGSLARGWIAEALTSQGADIATVIVNVSGAFFLGFVISFLAASNKHSSTRWKLLLGTGAAGGFTTYSTFAFTFVDYILDGQLWYLLVFGLGTVLVGGAACYLGIALGTRVGKGTT comes from the coding sequence ATGGCGCATGATGCGGAAATCCCGGTTGACCCCGACGTGATAGAGAACGGGCCATCCGGAAACTTGAGCATCGGAAATATAGGTCTGGTGATGCTGGGTGGAACGCTGGGATCACTTGCGCGGGGGTGGATCGCTGAGGCACTTACTTCCCAAGGTGCAGACATAGCCACCGTCATAGTCAATGTGTCCGGTGCATTCTTCTTAGGTTTTGTGATCAGTTTCCTGGCGGCCTCAAACAAGCACTCGAGTACTCGGTGGAAACTGTTGCTAGGCACCGGGGCCGCTGGCGGCTTCACCACATATAGTACGTTTGCCTTCACATTTGTGGACTACATTCTTGACGGTCAACTCTGGTACCTCCTGGTATTTGGGCTGGGTACCGTACTTGTTGGAGGAGCAGCCTGCTACTTGGGGATTGCGCTGGGGACACGTGTGGGGAAGGGGACAACGTGA
- a CDS encoding FAD-dependent oxidoreductase produces the protein MRYDYDYVIVGAGMSAHSAARGIRERDPDGSILIIGQEPDQPYSRPMLSKDLWFKSNKTESDALLNTEAKTGATIMSNTQVVEFRPEDHVVLTDASDLVQYRKILLATGGTPRTIGDPAERIIYFRTLTDYRTLRKYSGPGQHVIVVGGGFVGTELACGLAHAGTEVTMILAETELGVRNFPPGIRARLARVFAEHGIEIMEDCAVKTIAQAPNGQTVTVTLTSGEDYSADAVVAGLGIIPNIELASDAGLATEGGGVVVDRFLQTSDTDVFASGDIAFYIDPLLGRRRIEHVDQAESSGRTAGRNMVSADEPYDHTPLFYSDLFDDGYEAVGLLNAELDMFEDWEPGKENAQGVVYYLANGAVRGVLLWNVWDSTDLAREVLREYGEPDSVKHPEQLKGRIPTG, from the coding sequence ATGCGTTACGACTATGATTACGTAATTGTTGGGGCGGGGATGTCTGCGCATTCCGCCGCCCGGGGAATTAGGGAGCGCGATCCCGACGGGTCCATCTTGATCATTGGTCAGGAACCCGATCAACCATATTCCCGTCCAATGCTCAGCAAGGACCTCTGGTTTAAGTCAAACAAAACCGAGTCGGATGCTCTCCTAAACACCGAGGCTAAAACCGGCGCAACCATCATGTCGAACACCCAGGTGGTTGAGTTCCGACCCGAGGATCACGTAGTCCTCACCGACGCGAGTGACCTAGTGCAGTACCGCAAAATCTTGCTGGCCACCGGTGGTACACCCCGAACTATCGGGGATCCAGCCGAGCGCATCATCTACTTCCGGACCCTTACCGATTACCGCACGCTACGCAAGTACAGTGGTCCCGGGCAGCACGTAATCGTAGTTGGTGGCGGGTTTGTTGGTACAGAGTTGGCCTGCGGCTTGGCTCACGCCGGCACCGAAGTAACCATGATCTTGGCCGAGACCGAGCTGGGTGTGCGTAACTTCCCTCCCGGCATCAGGGCCCGGCTGGCCCGAGTTTTTGCCGAGCACGGAATCGAGATCATGGAGGACTGCGCAGTCAAAACAATTGCGCAGGCTCCCAACGGCCAAACGGTTACGGTTACGTTGACCTCGGGTGAAGATTATTCTGCCGATGCCGTAGTGGCGGGACTTGGCATCATTCCAAACATTGAACTTGCGAGTGACGCCGGGCTCGCCACCGAGGGTGGCGGCGTGGTGGTAGATCGGTTCTTGCAGACCAGCGACACCGATGTTTTTGCGTCCGGAGACATCGCCTTCTACATTGATCCTCTCCTGGGCCGCAGACGGATCGAACACGTGGACCAGGCTGAGTCCTCCGGGCGCACCGCGGGGCGCAACATGGTCAGCGCGGACGAACCCTATGACCACACCCCCCTGTTTTACTCCGACCTCTTTGATGACGGATATGAGGCGGTGGGCCTGCTCAACGCCGAGTTGGACATGTTTGAGGACTGGGAACCGGGTAAGGAAAACGCTCAGGGCGTGGTCTACTACCTCGCCAACGGCGCGGTCCGTGGGGTCCTGTTATGGAATGTTTGGGATAGCACCGATCTGGCCCGTGAAGTCTTACGTGAATACGGTGAACCTGACTCGGTCAAGCATCCGGAACAGCTCAAAGGACGGATTCCTACCGGCTAG
- a CDS encoding signal peptidase I, whose amino-acid sequence MNKSDFIETFGKALMYLVLGILLLFVVLTVVFPKAMGATTYTVLTGSMRPDLEPGHLIGVKPTPVAELKIGDVITYQLESGKPATVTHRIVGKSQSSGGQITFTTQGDANNVVDKLPVQEVQIQGKLVYAIPYIGRITNLLTPQTKAAVTTVLGIGVIGYGVSLFLPKRPSRGRRAASGVGMVLIAGALVMGPNLAPVQATTARELPGLEVSQDGVRWDGAVAVDIFPDAGLIVPGQTLSAAIWIRNASQQPISASVTGTWADERSGGLDDEGDSLRDYLDLSYGPHGASSWEITELAPQAVQETTVQMTFSNQATGYQNSSASLSLVVTAQELLTPEPDKADGGSTDLAKTGSGLGLSAVWIAALTLLLGASVRFFVTKASRNWSLAAREQDLS is encoded by the coding sequence GTGAACAAAAGCGATTTCATAGAGACATTCGGCAAGGCCCTGATGTACCTAGTACTGGGAATCTTGCTGTTATTTGTCGTGCTGACGGTTGTGTTTCCGAAGGCCATGGGTGCAACGACCTATACGGTCTTGACCGGCAGTATGCGGCCCGATCTAGAGCCAGGGCACCTGATTGGGGTCAAGCCTACGCCCGTTGCTGAGCTCAAGATAGGTGATGTCATTACCTACCAGCTTGAGTCGGGCAAGCCGGCTACGGTCACTCACCGCATTGTGGGTAAATCCCAAAGTAGCGGTGGCCAGATCACGTTCACCACGCAGGGCGATGCGAATAATGTGGTTGATAAGTTACCGGTTCAGGAAGTCCAAATTCAAGGAAAGCTGGTTTACGCTATCCCGTACATCGGCCGGATTACCAACCTCTTGACTCCGCAAACGAAGGCCGCTGTGACAACCGTATTAGGGATCGGCGTAATTGGTTACGGCGTGAGCCTTTTCTTGCCAAAGCGCCCCAGTCGTGGCAGAAGAGCCGCAAGTGGCGTTGGAATGGTGCTGATTGCCGGGGCACTTGTGATGGGACCAAATCTTGCGCCTGTTCAGGCGACCACGGCTCGGGAGCTGCCCGGTCTTGAGGTGTCTCAGGACGGTGTGCGCTGGGACGGGGCCGTTGCGGTGGACATTTTTCCCGATGCCGGTCTGATTGTTCCCGGCCAAACGCTCAGCGCGGCGATTTGGATTAGAAACGCTTCGCAGCAACCAATCTCGGCTTCGGTTACAGGGACTTGGGCTGATGAGCGGTCCGGTGGTCTTGATGACGAGGGTGACTCTTTGCGGGATTACCTAGACCTTAGTTATGGGCCGCATGGGGCGAGTTCTTGGGAGATTACCGAGCTTGCACCCCAAGCGGTGCAAGAAACCACGGTGCAAATGACGTTTTCAAATCAGGCGACCGGGTATCAAAACTCAAGTGCCTCGTTAAGTTTGGTAGTCACCGCACAGGAGTTGCTCACCCCGGAACCTGACAAAGCAGATGGTGGGTCCACAGACCTAGCAAAGACTGGGTCTGGTCTTGGACTATCCGCTGTCTGGATCGCAGCACTCACGCTCCTGCTAGGTGCGTCGGTTCGATTCTTCGTTACCAAGGCATCGAGAAATTGGTCCTTAGCAGCGCGGGAGCAAGACCTGTCCTAG
- a CDS encoding alternate-type signal peptide domain-containing protein, with amino-acid sequence MLLEKVVPETKKNSKLKGGIAIALGAALLAGGGGTLAYWSTNQTLQGTSINTGDLNLELGAATWTLTHGTNSPVTVGAANINDLEIVPGDKLELVQMLDVTLKGDNLKADLTIDTSGVTDAANVTIAASLAGGAATQELSPADSGDSIAATVTVVFADTTGGQIDVNEAINLNAIDFTLTQKPL; translated from the coding sequence ATGTTGCTAGAAAAAGTCGTACCAGAAACTAAAAAGAACTCGAAACTCAAGGGTGGAATCGCGATTGCACTCGGAGCCGCACTCCTAGCTGGCGGGGGTGGAACCCTGGCCTACTGGTCAACGAATCAAACACTTCAGGGAACTTCAATTAACACCGGTGACCTCAATCTAGAATTGGGGGCGGCAACATGGACGTTGACGCACGGCACCAACTCTCCCGTCACCGTTGGTGCGGCAAACATCAATGACTTGGAGATTGTTCCAGGAGACAAACTTGAGTTGGTCCAAATGCTTGATGTAACGCTCAAGGGTGACAACCTCAAAGCTGATCTCACTATTGACACCAGTGGTGTTACTGACGCAGCCAACGTGACCATTGCCGCCTCGCTTGCAGGTGGTGCAGCAACACAAGAGTTGTCTCCGGCCGATAGCGGAGATTCAATTGCGGCAACCGTGACCGTCGTATTCGCTGATACCACGGGGGGCCAAATCGATGTGAACGAGGCCATTAACCTCAACGCAATTGACTTCACGCTCACGCAGAAGCCACTCTGA